A genomic segment from Leptolyngbya boryana PCC 6306 encodes:
- a CDS encoding putative baseplate assembly protein, whose protein sequence is MDMEFEFLPKLPKSDLDDRTFEDLVNECILRIPRYCPEWTNFNPGDPGITMIELFSWLTDQMLVRFNQVPRRNYVAFLELLGIRLLPPTPAQTEVTFYLTAALPSTYQISPGTEVATVRTESQDAIVFSTDRPLTIGTPRITHFLTSETADAAPVMLRDRLTNFWTEEDGQWEGQAQFIFNERPQPGNCFYIVFDPRSEIEGNVLALTLKGEVASSVGINPNQPPRHWEAWNGSSWQPILLQEDDDATYGFSFREAGQAVRNAIREADVTLHLPLVFPVSYFGAYQGRWLRCVYTQPQMGQSGYARAPELLGMSARTIGGTIEVHQCTLIRDELLGESNGTPGQTFQLQSGSILPRREGEHLIVTPPGGLPQIWREVNDFADSGSEDLHYTIESLTGQIQFGPLIREPGQLKTQTNVRSRNQLTLGNSAPPSYSETRQQMERQYGAVPARGATIRMAAYRTGGGRKGNVQAGTIQIAKSAVPYIDRVINHRSAHHGADAESLEDAVIRVPQILRTRDRAVTPEDFETLAVQAGQGSVARALCPIRSTQDTTPGVVDLLIVPKANLDGIDAAIGIAPSQFSLTLPLKTQILSYLDERRLLGVQVRLQEPEYVGVSVQVEVGLLPEYQNTQAQQTILRRLQVELYRFLNPLIGGVDRCGWEFGCPVYVSDIVSLFQSIVGVRYLGAVLLFELRRQGSGWIRTLAQDGMIDPGKTGLICSWADPRLRSSHAISFMN, encoded by the coding sequence ATGGATATGGAATTTGAGTTTCTGCCTAAGTTACCCAAATCAGATCTGGACGATCGCACCTTTGAAGATCTGGTGAATGAATGTATTCTCAGGATTCCTCGGTACTGTCCCGAATGGACAAATTTTAATCCGGGCGATCCTGGCATTACGATGATTGAGCTTTTCTCCTGGTTAACTGACCAGATGCTGGTTCGGTTCAATCAAGTTCCACGCCGTAATTATGTTGCATTCTTAGAGTTACTAGGCATTCGTCTTTTACCTCCTACTCCTGCTCAGACTGAAGTTACTTTTTACCTGACGGCTGCTTTGCCAAGCACGTATCAAATTTCACCGGGTACAGAAGTTGCAACGGTTCGGACTGAATCCCAAGACGCGATCGTATTTAGTACCGATCGACCCTTAACGATTGGTACGCCTCGGATTACGCATTTTCTGACTTCTGAGACTGCCGATGCTGCGCCCGTCATGTTACGCGATCGCTTAACGAACTTTTGGACGGAAGAAGATGGGCAGTGGGAAGGACAAGCACAGTTTATTTTCAACGAGCGTCCTCAGCCTGGAAATTGCTTTTACATTGTGTTTGATCCTCGCTCTGAGATTGAAGGCAATGTGCTAGCGTTGACGCTCAAAGGTGAAGTCGCTAGCTCAGTTGGGATTAATCCCAACCAACCTCCGCGCCATTGGGAAGCTTGGAATGGTTCATCTTGGCAGCCCATTTTGCTGCAAGAAGACGATGACGCAACGTATGGATTTAGCTTTCGAGAAGCAGGGCAAGCGGTTCGGAATGCCATTCGAGAAGCCGATGTCACGCTGCATTTACCGCTGGTTTTTCCAGTGTCGTATTTTGGCGCATATCAGGGGCGCTGGTTGCGGTGTGTATATACTCAACCGCAAATGGGACAGTCTGGATATGCACGCGCCCCAGAACTGCTAGGAATGTCGGCTCGAACGATTGGGGGGACGATCGAGGTTCATCAATGTACGCTGATTCGAGATGAATTACTCGGAGAAAGCAACGGCACGCCTGGGCAGACTTTTCAGCTTCAAAGTGGCTCGATTTTGCCGCGTCGAGAAGGCGAGCACTTAATCGTAACTCCGCCAGGAGGATTGCCTCAAATTTGGCGAGAAGTGAATGATTTTGCAGATTCTGGTTCAGAGGATTTGCACTATACGATCGAGTCTTTGACCGGACAGATTCAGTTCGGTCCTTTGATTCGAGAACCTGGACAACTCAAAACCCAAACGAATGTCCGCAGCCGCAATCAGCTTACACTTGGCAACTCAGCACCCCCAAGTTACTCAGAAACTCGTCAGCAAATGGAGCGGCAATATGGAGCGGTTCCCGCACGCGGGGCAACAATTCGGATGGCAGCCTACCGAACTGGAGGCGGACGCAAAGGCAATGTACAAGCCGGAACAATTCAAATTGCGAAATCTGCTGTGCCTTATATCGATCGCGTGATCAATCATCGCTCTGCGCATCATGGAGCCGATGCAGAATCGCTAGAAGATGCAGTGATCCGAGTGCCGCAGATCTTGAGAACGCGCGATCGCGCCGTGACTCCAGAAGATTTTGAAACGCTAGCCGTGCAGGCAGGACAAGGATCAGTCGCGCGCGCTTTATGTCCAATTCGCTCGACTCAAGACACAACGCCTGGAGTCGTCGATTTGCTGATTGTTCCTAAAGCAAACCTAGATGGAATTGACGCAGCGATCGGCATCGCACCGAGCCAATTCAGTCTGACTCTACCTTTGAAAACGCAAATCCTCAGCTATTTGGATGAGCGACGATTGCTTGGTGTGCAAGTGAGACTGCAAGAGCCAGAATATGTAGGCGTGTCTGTGCAAGTCGAAGTTGGATTACTGCCTGAATATCAAAATACCCAAGCACAGCAAACGATTCTTCGACGATTACAAGTTGAACTATATCGATTTTTGAACCCGCTCATCGGTGGCGTGGATCGATGCGGGTGGGAGTTTGGCTGTCCGGTTTATGTTTCGGACATTGTGAGTTTGTTCCAATCGATTGTGGGGGTGCGGTATTTGGGAGCAGTCTTGTTGTTTGAACTGCGGCGGCAAGGTTCAGGCTGGATACGCACCCTAGCGCAAGACGGCATGATTGATCCAGGCAAGACAGGATTGATTTGCTCTTGGGCAGATCCTCGGCTGCGATCGAGCCATGCGATTAGCTTTATGAATTGA